In Cutaneotrichosporon cavernicola HIS019 DNA, chromosome: 1, one DNA window encodes the following:
- a CDS encoding uncharacterized protein (Transaldolase is important for the balance of metabolites in the pentose-phosphate pathway) — MTNALDALKATGTVVVSDSGDFGSIAEYKPQDATTNPSLILAAAKLPAYAKIIDGAVEAGKKHGGTVDEQIDYAVDSLLVEFGRQILEIVPGRVSTEVDAKYSFDKEGTIKKAHELHALYAKAGVDKSRVLIKIASTWEGIQAAAELEKQGVNCNLTLLFGFAQAVACAEAGVTLISPFVGRILDWYKKSTGQEYTAETDPGVKSVAHIYNYYKQHGYKTIVMGASFRNTGEIKQLAGVDYLTIAPKLLKELQDSDAAVPALLSVDKAKQAEPIPKASYINDEAKFRWALFSEQMAFEKLYEGIRGFAKDGNTLRELVASKIKA, encoded by the exons ATGACCAACGCTCTCGACGCTCTCAAGGC TACCGGCACCGTTGTCGTCTCGGACTCGGGCGACTTTGGGTCGATCGCCGAGTACAAGCCCCAGGACGCTACCACCAACCCCTCCCTCAT cctcgccgctgccaagCTCCCCGCCTATGCCAAGATCATCGACGGCGCCGTTGAGGCCGGCAAGAAGCACGGCGGcaccgtcgacgagcagatCGACTATGCCGTAGACAGCCTTCTCGTCGAGTTCGGCCGCCAGATCCTCGAGATTGTCCCTGGCCGCGTCTCGACTGAGGTTGACGCCAAGTACTCGTTCGACAAGGAGGGAACCATTAAGAAGGCCCACGAGCTCCACGCCCTCTACGCTAAGGCCGGTGTCGACAAGAGCCGTGTCCTCATCAAGATTGCTTCCACCTGGGAGGGTATCCAggctgccgccgagctcgagaagcagGGCGTCAA CTGCAACTTGaccctcctcttcggctTTGCCCAGGCCGTGGCCTGTGCCGAGGCCGGTGTCACCCTCATCTCGCCCTTCGTTGGCCGTATCCTCGACTGGTACAAGAAGAGCACCGGGCAGGAGTACACCGCCGAGACCGACCCTGGTGTCAAGTCGGTCGCCCACATCTACAACTACTACAAGCAGCACGGCTACAAGACGATTGTCATGGGCGCCTCGTTCCGCAACACGGGTGAGAtcaagcagctcgccggcgtcgactACCTCACCATTGCTCCCAAGCTGCTTAAGGAGCTCCAGGACTCGGACGCGGCCGTGCCGGCCCTCCTCTCggtcgacaaggccaagcaggcGGAGCCCATCCCCAAGGCGTCGTACAtcaacgacgaggccaagttCCGCTGGGCCCTGTTCTCCGAGCAGATGGCGTTTGAGAAGCTCTACGAGGGTATCCGCGGCTTtgccaaggacggcaacaccctccgcgagctcgttgcTTCCAAGATCAAGGCTTAA
- a CDS encoding uncharacterized protein (Ribonuclease III family), with protein MWVNPGVPPSAPPPNAAPSSPDLSTPMAARHNSVGPRAASRPPSRIGGERTARAPPAASHSPIASPTPTPFTRASSALPLLATEHTNNLPPKPAWGAPNKPSSRNKFLPNKPSPSSSSSQQALHINGTSSSDQESVVDATLNNPSSQKTEEGANKRKREKSPPFVPNFEWQPEPEPEQEVAGYFDLSEGRVVDLPPEFADGKEVSFLPLPLPSKRSKNRTGARAVLIPAQLLPVYPLPPLPHIKDQELLKQVFTHASLFERDNRLFEYPDDKPARHYEKLEHVGDAILGHVVTTWLHEMQPNLTCGTATKLKAHLVSNATLSHISGLYNFPARMNGDPRLLMLLRAQTDTRAAIVEAYIAALYFSYPVQTRDTEGLAVIKAWLRELFDPLYDFFLNFMRLEYQQHYSAMGAGIEGVIEMAVSPEQLDKMDAKAEGMALLLNMWAKVREHRIEWECDRHLTGVGELWRIRVYIDGVLKGDAIRAFVQRAKNAAAMHAARKVGLAEPLL; from the exons ATGTGGGTCAATCCGGGCGTCCCGCCCTCTGCTCCTCCCCCCAACGCAGCCCCCTCAAGTCCAGACCTCAGCACTCCGATGGCAGCGCGCCATAACTCAGTCGGGCCAAGGGCAGCCTCGCGACCACCCTCGCGCATCGGCGGGGAGCGTACCGCTCGTGCCCCCCCGGCCGCCAGCCACTCCCCCatcgcctcgccgaccccgacgccCTTCACCCGTGCGTCGTCGGCTCTGCCTCTCCTTGCCACTGAGCACACCAacaaccttcctcccaaGCCAGCGTGGGGTGCGCCCAACAAGCCTTCCTCGCGTAACAAGTTCCTCCCCAACAAgccttccccctcctcgtcttcaaGCCAGCAAGCCCTCCACATCAACGGCACGTCTAGCTCCGACCAGGAGAGCGTGGTTGACGCGACTCTCAACAACCCCTCGTCACAGAAGACTGAGGAAGGTGCAaacaagcgcaagcgcgagaagTCGCCGCCCTTTGTCCCCAACTTCGAGTGGCAGCCTGAGCCCGAGCCGGAGCAGGAGGTCGCAGGATACTTCGACCTTTCCGAAGGACGCGTCGTTGACCTTCCTCCCGAGTTCGCCGACGGTAAGGAGGTGTCAtttctccctcttcccctgCCTAGCAAGCGCTCCAAGAACCGTAcaggcgcgcgcgccgtctTAATACCCGCACAGCTGTTGCCAGTCTATCCGCTTCCCCCGCTCCCACACATCAAGGACCaggagctcctcaagcag gtcTTCACACACGCCAGCCTCTTCGAGCGCGACAACCGCCTCTTCGAGTATCCTGACGACAAGCCAGCGCGCCACTACGAGaagctcgagcacgtcggcgacgctATCCTCGGCCACGTTGTCACAACTTGGCTGCACGAAATGCAACCGAACCTCACGTGCGGCACAGCCACT AAACTCAAGGCGCACCTTGTGTCCAACGCGACTCTTTCCCACATTAGCGGACTCTACAACTTCCCCGCGCGCATGAATGGCGACCCGCGCCTCCTCATGCTGCTGCGTGCCCAGACGGACACACGCGCCGCTATCGTCGAAGCATACATAGCCGCACTCTACTTCTCGTACCCGGTCCAGACCCGCGACACGGAAGGCCTCGCAGTCATCAAGGCTTGGCTGCGCGAGTTATTCGACCCGCTGTACGACTTCTTCCTTAACTTCATGCGTCTCGAGTATCAACAGCACTACAGCGCTATGGGCGCCGGTATCGAGGGCGTCATCGAGATGGCAGTCTCTCCTgagcagctcgacaagATGGACGCAAAGGCCGAGGGCAtggcgctcctcctcaatATGTGGGCTAAGGTCCGCGAACACCGCATCGAGTGGGAGTGCGACCGTCACCTCACTGGCGTGGGTGAGTTGTGGCGCATTCGCGTGTACATTGACGGCGTGCTGAAGGGTGACGCTATCCGTGCGTTCGTCCAGCGCGCCAAGAACGCCGCGGCGATGCATGCTGCGCGCAAGGTCGGTCTCGCCGAACCGCTGCTCTAG
- a CDS encoding uncharacterized protein (PhoX homologous domain, present in p47phox and p40phox) translates to MASEIQTINITDVLTVQKPSRHIAYTVQVSTPTRSWSVNRRYNDFVALDAELRKSTGKEPPVELPPKHWFARTIDDEEKIRQRRVLLEQYLRTILTTKDPRWRKEFGFSDFLAVPAPSKAGSAGQPFTATTWAAEQTAVAGVLRQARAALLKRDALAREGNPASRASGGEARRLLRDAGPRIDTLEKSLPELSLAAGEERRREDMVANLRAEVGNLLRMAEAGYRPPHRTPPLEANMPGAMPEGANSAFAPKARVFGKKPQETVETRALDDRGLVELQQTKMVQQDEQLGVLSGLLRRQRRMGEEIADEIGVQNEMLDQLDGDVTRFGTKMARAKRDMNRL, encoded by the exons ATGGCGTCCGAGATTCAGACTATCAACATCACCGACGTACTCACCGTCCAAAAACCAAGCCGGCATATTGCATACACTGTGCAGG TGTCGACGCCAACCCGCTCATGGTCCGTCAACAGGCGGTATAACGATTTTGTTGCTCTagacgccgagctgcgcaaaAGCACAGGGAAGGAACCACCCGTCGAGTTGCCGCCAAAGCACTGGTTTGCGCGTACCATTGATGATGAAGAA AAGatccgccagcgccgcgtccTGCTCGAACAGTACCTCCGCACCATCCTGACGACAAAGGACCCTCGGTGGCGTAAGGAATTTGGTTTCTCTGACTTCCTGGCCGTTCCGGCGCCAAGTAAGGCAGGAAGCGCAGGACAGCCGTTCACAGCAACCACGTGGGCGGCAGAGCAGACGGCCGTGGCCGGTGTGTTAAGgcaggcgcgcgcggcgctgctcaagcgcgacgcTCTTGCGCGTGAAGGTAACCCCGCGTCGCGGGCAAGTGGCGGCGAAGCCCGACGCCTCCTCCGTGACGCTGGCCCGCGCATCGACACCCTCGAGAAGTCACTTCCTGAATTGTCTCTTGCGGCGGGTGAGGAACGCAGACGTGAGGACATGGTCGCAAATCTCCGGGCTGAGGTGGGCAACCTTCTCCGCATGGCGGAGGCGGGGTACCGCCCACCCCATCGCACCCCTCCGCTTGAGGCTAACATGCCTGGCGCGATGCCCGAGGGCGCGAACTCTGCATTCGCACCCAAGGCGCGTGTGTTTGGTAAGAAGCCCCAGGAGACGGTGGAGACGCGCGCACTCGACGAccgcggcctcgtcgagcttcAACAGACCAAGATGGTGCAGCAGGACGAACAGCTTGGCGTCCTCTCTGGCCTCCTTCGTAGACAGCGCCggatgggcgaggagattgCAGACGAGATTGGAGTCCAGAACGAGAtgctcgaccagctcgaTGGCGACGTCACACGGTTCGGCACAAAGATGGCGCGCGCAAAGCGCGACATGAACCGGCTCTAG
- a CDS encoding uncharacterized protein (PPPDE putative peptidase domain): MSGSPVQLYVYDLSRGMARSMSLALTGKQLDGIWHTSVVVFGREIFYGRGIMEAAPGTTHHGTPVQVIECGDTHIDDDTFQEYLLSLSDLYTPSAYHLIEFNCNNFTADVIGFLTGTTTPAWITGLPAEFLSTPLGQALKPSIDQMFQGSNPNEHSAFSRDGLSHSSPLPPQPSNPNPNPNPNPQDLASMLLGAVAQQAAGSMGPNGANPPRPQASNPETSPLTLVTSIANWTSILKNHHAVVANFTNTEGCPPCRMIKPAYEAMAETYAASHGAMGVRFVEIEMGVGEGQNIASQYSVRATPTFIFFKDGVKVDEMAGADKRGLETRIESFLEDVFPRHPHEKIYLAATSKLSTQPITQTVAPGYPALLKKLESFPNATKAHVDVLRADVVPFLEGKAVSDAALPGLVDKWTAATTALLGSLKPAETFPLIDLWRVGLTNTRLVSALVVRLGPNCTSAEPLVPILSLTSSQLASQGAATPRPLLLTTLRLSTNALAPLPLANLVLTGTLQEPLVSVLVESLLHAEVSVRKAAADVAVNAAAWRHRVAKESGQAAQEGPEPEWAVELLSALLESIGREADPDVGHRLLVASALLIYLSPAYEDTVAPLLEVLGARTTLLNAGKRWAKADVRRLADEVATKLCP; the protein is encoded by the exons ATGTCTGGA TCCCCCGTCCAGCTCTACGTCTACGACCTCTCCCGGGGCATGGCCAGGTCCATGTCCCTCGCGCTCACTggcaagcagctcgacggcaTCTG gcaCACATCAGTCGTCGTGTTCGGTCGTGAGATATTCTACGGGCGAGGCATTATGGAGGCTGCACCCGGCACCACTCAC CACGGGACGCCAGTCCAGGTCATCGAGTGCGGCGACACGC AcattgacgacgacacgtTCCAGGAGTACCTCCTGTCGCTGAGCGACTTGTATACGCCCAGCGCCTACCACCTCATCGAGTTCAACTGTAACAACTTCACCGCCGACGTAATCGGTTTCCTTACAGGAACCACCACCCCGGCGTGGATCACTG GTTTACCAGCCGAGTTCCTGTCCACACCGCTGGGACAGGCTCTCAAGCCGAGCATCGACCAGATGTTCCAGGGATCCAACCCGAACGAGCACTCGGCGTTCAGCCGCGACGGCCTGTCCCATTCTTCCCCACTACCACCTCAGCCCAgcaaccccaaccccaaccccaaccccaacccacAGGACCTCGCGTCcatgctcctcggcgccgtcgcaCAGCAGGCTGCCGGGTCCATGGGCCCGAACGGCGCCAACCCGCCCCGGCCACAGGCGTCCAACCCAGAAACGTCTCCGCTCACGCTCGTGACGTCCATCGCGAACTGGACATCGATTCTGAAGAACCACCACGCTGTCGTCGCCAACTTCACCAATACCGAGGGCTGCCCGCCGTGCCGCATGATCAAGCCCGCTTACGAGGCGATGGCTGAGACGTACGCTGCATCTCATGGGGCGATGGGCGTGCGGTtcgtcgagatcgagatggGTGTCGGTGAGGGCCAGAACATTGCGTCGCAGTACAGTGTGCGCGCGACACCAACGTTTATCTTCTTCAAAGATGgggtcaaggtcgacgagatggccgGAGCCGACAAGCGTGGCCTGGAGACGCGCATCGAGTCATTCCTTGAGGACGTGTttcctcgtcaccctcaCGAGAAGATCTACCTGGCAGCAACGTCGAAACTGTCCACCCAGCCCATCACGCAGACCGTCGCTCCTGGCTACCCTGCACTGTTGAAGAAGCTCGAGAGCTTCCCCAACGCGACCAAGGCTCATGTTGACGTGCTCCGCGCGGACGTTGTTCCGTTCTtggagggcaaggcggtATCTGACGCTGCTCTTCCAGGGTTAGTGGACAAGTGGACGGCAGCGACCACCGCactcctcggcagcctgAAGCCGGCCGAAACCTTCCCCCTCATCGATCTCTGGCGCGTCGGGCTGACGAACACTCGCCTCGTCTccgctctcgtcgtccgcctcggcccCAATTGTACCAGCGCCGAACCTCTCGTCCCGATCCTCTCCCTTACGTCCTCTCAACTCGCTTCACAGGGTGCCGCGACCCCCCGGCCCCTTCTCCTGACCACATTGCGGCTGAGCACTAACGCCCTCGCACCGCTCcccctcgccaacctcgtcctcaccgGCACCCTGCAGGAGCCTCTGGTCAGCGTGCTCGTCGagtccctcctccacgcAGAGGTGAGCGTGCGCAAGGCCGcagccgacgtcgccgtcaaCGCAGCAGCGTGGCGCCACCGCGTGGCGAAGGAGTCGGGacaggcggcgcaggaggGCCCAGAGCCCGAATGGgcggtcgagctcctctCCGCTCTGCTTGAGAGCATTGGTCGCGAGGCAGACCCGGATGTCG GCCATCGCCTCCTTGTCGCCTCGGCGCTCCTCATCTACCTCTCGCCAGCGTACGAAGACACTGTCGCGCCCTtgctcgaggtgctcggcGCCCGCACAACGCTTCTGAACGCAGGCAAGCGGTGGGCTAAGGCGGACGTGCGCAGGCTCGCGGATGAGGTGGCGACCAAGCTCTGCCCATAG